TAAATAGTACTATTGCTTTTACTGCCGTGTAAGAACGAGACACAATATAGACCTTAGTATAACACTGGTAAGATAATGACCTATgacgaaaattataataataataaaaaaaaaacgatttataaaatgttttccttaTTTTCCACAATATATAGTAACTTGACTTCGTCTATGGTTTTACAAATGAATCGTAGACTACTTGAACTTACTTGTAACAAGATAAAAGCGAgtagaaaaaataaagataattaaatattaaacaaaatgtacatacacgataaatgaaatatattacaaacataaacTACTGTAAATGAATCTGTAACTTATATGCTATATGAATATAAGGTTTTTAGGATCAGAATGGAGTTAAGTGGTTTCGAGGACATTTTCGTTGCATTTAGAAGATTACTATGAAACGCTAATTGATGCAGATAcatagtacatacatacatatgtacttaGCGTATAAGATGACGATAGTAGTTTCGTTTTAATTGTACGGTACTTTGAAACACGGTCTATGgtctaataaataaagttgtacCTTCACCTAAAAGTCGagcacataaaatattatgtattacactGTACACTGAAATGCCGTCAAAACCAATGACGTTTGATTTTAAATAGCGCAGTATTTTACTACATTTACCAAAAAGGATAAGTTTTGCCAAGTTTTCAAATATAGAATTCGCAAACACAAAATTTCTTAGTTTCGACGAAAAATTTAAAGTACGGTTTTCTTTTTGATATAaccttttcaaaattattaacggAGTACAACAGTAACTCaggttattttgattttgtgtaagctcgtctgggtaggtaccagggTTCACATACGTACGATAATTATCGTACATGTACTATAATATCATAACTACGTACGATGTACGATAGTATATGTCGGCGACTCGCCAAAGTTCTCCATAGGATCCATGatggtaataaaaaaagacaatataaatgaacttAATTGTATTCTACCAAGTTCAAATGATAGATGATGACTAAGGAAGATTAAGAAAATACTAAAACAGCGACAGAGATAagataataacaacaataagtcttaaataataaaaacgaatgattcaaaataaataactacgTATTTAAATGAGACATAAGCTTAAGCTTAATATTGTTGTTCGACCGAGAACTTAAATAGCTGTACCCAATATCAATTGTTGTTGTTTGATCGTTGTAATTTAGAAAATTAGCGAAGAAAATCAATCGTAAGATATCGTGTCGATTCCGATGCGATCGGTATTCGGTAGTGACTTGGTCGTTGCgagtttaataacattatatttatagaaatacatACTCAGCTTCTGCCATAGAAAAGGGATACGCTTCAACTAATTAGGGTGAGGGCGGGAGGCCAACGCATCATACATATCATATTGTATTATTGTCTCAGGTAAGTGATCAAATGAGTAATAAACGCAAACggtctattaaaataatctttgtgGAAATCAtgaatttcgttttattttttcaacagTGGGATAACCAATTTCGAAAATTTGATCAACTTACATCGATGTAAATCAAATCATATGTCAAACCGTGTTTTTAACCAAACGTTCTTCAtcgaaataaactaaattatttattcacatGAGAATTATTGTCATATAATATGATGGGATTAGGCTTGTAGGACGCTATATGCGTTGACACAATGGCCCAGTCAAGAAAACAATGTTAAGAGCGGGTATACAGCATCAAATccataaaagattaaaaaattctCGATGGAAAAAAGTCACGAATATTcatctaatattttatactcgTAAAGTTATTGtgacaaaaactaaataattaattatattttacaaataataatctaaagCTGACTATAGGATTTTTTTGTTCATCCCATTcgcttaatttttataacgataaaaagcTATTGACGCTTATTACATTTATCTTTTCGAAAGAAAACCCAGTCTTCAAACATATTTGTTGTTTAAGTGCGTCAGTCGCTGCGACGCTGTTGAGATTAGAGGACTGCGAAAACAATTAACagcgctttgtattaattatcacattattgttaaataaaatctacttatactaatttcttcaaaataatttaaaatatatgggcaacaagaaaaaatattttttgttgcccATTTTCTTGTGTAAGGGAAGCGCGGATGATATTTGTGATTTTGATGGCTTTATGCGAGCTCTTAAAGGCCGCCGAAAATACTGAAGTAAACAAACGGCGCAAATCTTCGCTCATAATTCGAAATTGTGCATAATTATGTCCATATTTGTTTAATACTTTTATCAAAgttatttttctcaaaaatcattcattcataattttataacataaacaaaaagaaaaacaaaatcttttttttttcttatttaatttaaggacTTTCGTCCTTCACAGACACGTCAGTTCCATAGAATCaaataggaaattataaatataaaagtctaCTTTATACAAAGTACATATACGTCATTTCCAATATGAAATTCAATTTGAAGCCACAGGCTTAGaacataaatactaataaagaaGAACCGGCCACATACTCATaagataaaatatgaaaaaccaCAATAACATtgggataaataaataaaatagccgagatggcccagtggtaagaacgcgtgaatcttaaccgatgatcgtgggttcaagcccgggcaagcaccactgacttttcatgtgcttaatttgtaattataattcatctcgtgctttacggtgaaggaaaacatcgtgaggaaacctgcatgtgcctaatttcattgaaattctgccacatgtgtattccaccaacccgcactggagcagcgtggtggaataagctccaaaaccttctcctcaaaaaaaaaaaaaagggagaggaggccattagaccagcagtgggacatttacaggctgttactgtactgtaaatatatAAGGATAACTgagctatattttttataattcaaatagtcATTGAGGAAACTTACAAGAAGGGGGATTCACATTATTACCGTTTACTGTGAGTACAATATAATCTGCGCTGCAGTTGTTGATATATCTATAAAAGATTCTAGATTATCTATAAAAGCAGTTATAGATAATCAGCATAGCATCGCGTaatcaatatttgtaaatatatatattttaaagacgtTTTGTTTTTCTGTTTATTGTGGATGTTATTGTCAAACTATCAGATGACAAAAACGGTTCGGGCacgtttttctattatatatctccaaaatgtttacaataaatacacGATACGAACAATAAGTTAAGTTTTGACTTaagttttctgtaaataaaaatgtaatacaagAGATAGTGGGTGTATTTACAAGTTGTAATTTAATCGTGTGACGTCTGCACCAGTATAAATGGGCAACAATAATCCGCCGAGTGTAAGTGCACTTCCCTTCCACGGGATAGTAGGACGTTATTTCAGTGGACTAACATTGGTGTACAGTTCGAGTAAATACggttcgtaatttttttatcattatgcttgaaaaaagccgagatggctcacaaacccgggcaagcaccactgaattttcatgtgcttaatttgtgattataattcatcggttggtggcgcattggatatgtaagcgatggttgacatttcttacaatgccaatgtctaagagcgttggtgaccacttaccatcaggtggcccatatgctcgtccgccttcctattctataaaaaaaaaaaaatctcgtgctttacaccttcaaaccttctcctcaaaaaagggagaggaggcctttagcccagcagtgggacattcacaggctgttacttttttccCACTGCTAGAAGTAACTGTGTGTCAACGAGATCTTTCACgtaatcttataaattataagccaAAGTTTAAATTCTATGCTCGATTATATTATCGGTATAAACTTCGTTCAAGTCGTTGATGGTTTTTCTAATCTATCTTATCGAAAAACCTAATTTCTTAACCCGCAAGCTATTTTTAGTAGCTAAATAAGCAAATTAATGAAAGTTTGAATGTCGGGCTTGGTTACAGTTTGAGAGCTGTATGAGTGGCAAATGATAAAACAtggataattgaaaaaaaagagtGAAGGTGagtttgtatgtattatatatacggaTACACGagcatgaaaaaaataataattaaaaaaaaaacaatatgaccAATAGACTAAGGGGCCGTGAAGCCGCgtttacctggtggtagggttttgtgtaagctcgtctgggtaggtaccagggTTCACATACGTACGATAATTATCGTACATGTACTATAATATCATAACTACGTACGATGTACGATAGTATATGTCGGCGACTCGCCAAAGTTCTCCATAGGATCCATGatggtaataaaaaaagacaatataaatgaacttaattatatttttgatcaacTACTCAGTACAACCATCGTCGAAAGAATGCCAGCCCATGCCTACTTTTCAACTTACTAAATTACGACATGTttctttttatcaataaaaatactatatttacttttatatttatttataattaatattaacggtTTATAAttgtacaaacaatattaatcttaattaaaagttgaaatatattatattttaattagcttaATTCTAAATCATCATTAAATcatcttcaagattaacaataaacctaagattaacattgaaatgcatttttcagcgatacaaactcttatgacagaactatcggtattcaacgtatcaaggcCGTTATTACAAACATTCTGAAATTCTGAATGATGTTTATAAtaaacgaatacctataactagcctgtaataattaattgtttgatcctaaaactaaaaacttataaatacgacaaatttcacTACTAAGGTACTCATATTAAAATGCTCGtcacgaaaatatctacttgtttttgttgataatatatatagaagaaatatttttaagtctatttgttaagttttttttttatactaaccgaaatataaataaaatcaagaataacgcgaaaatgTAGGCGAAATTGTACGGGCGAGCgagcgacgttgggcgatgtgacgtcacgcgtcgatcggtcgctcCAGATAAGAATTTAAGAAatcgtaactttaaaaatttctaaaaaaacatttttgcagatatcgtaaaaaaaattcgccagtattttttatattttaaacataattttttgagattataaaaaataagctcaaCTTCCTAATTGTTTTGCTCATTTCTTTCTTAGGAACAATGGCAGCCGCTTCACGGCGCAATCCTTTCATTGGTTGCTGTTTTCTGTCTGCCAATCAGCGATCTATATCGATATCTTGGTTTGATGCGGAGTGTTGGCAGTTACTGTCTTATGTCTTTttgaattattacaatatttcgcGGGATCAAAACgttatatatcatatcatatatcaaaAAAGAACAAAGTACATAAAGCTTTGTTTTAACATTTGTGTACATTGTTGCAGAAGCATATCAAATATCCTGTCGTGACGAATGACATATTGTAGCTATATGGTTAAATTGTAACAAAGCTACttctttatgtttataatatgtatacgcTTAATACCATTATATCATATTGAATTTGGTTCAGCTGTCTAGTAAATTCCGATTAtagtcactagatggcgttgtttTCAATTCCtacaaatcgcagttaacgtCAACGCTCTCATATAGGTATAAAAGTAAAGTCAGAaacaaagaattaaattatgtatataaatagagtCGAGATGgaagataagatatttacaaTCTGTtactttatgttttaaattctaCATAGCAAAGATtcggtatattttaatttcttaaattgtGGTCTTGCTTTATGTAACGATAATTTACGAGAACATAGTCGCGGCTTATTGAAGTTTAGGCATTTATAATCTGTACACACTTACACCGAAATATGTCATAGTTATCGAGTATTTACCAAGTGTTTTTCTCGTTCGTGTGAGTGATATGTgcaatttatagtttattattaagttgAAACTAACCTTTTGAGATAAGAGCAATGTCATCATTATATCTAtagtcatataaatattactagtgAGTTTCCCTTATCTTACATGGATTTATATaaaggtatattttaaaatgatttattttttcactaaaacgtaatatttaacatataccattttcatgtatatttaataaaatctaaatattcttTTCTTCTCGTAGAAGTATGGAATTAAATGTACCATAATATAAATAGAGAATCTTACATTAATATCTGACCTCtcctaaaatattattgtaacgtATCACGCGCAACCAGCGTGATGCGATATGATGGCGGTGTCTGATAAAACATACACATATGTACACACTACAGTAATTCATGTAATTCACTGtgcaataaaattgttgttGATATAAGTGAACTAAtgcaacatttattattttcagtacttataaaaataatctattttcaTATCTACTAAAAAATTCGCAATCAGGAAAATCTATATTGGGAGAGGAATCCATATGATAGACCGATATATAAACGGTTTAAGCTTCTAGTTTGCGGggaagatattttaaaactcgATTGCAATTTTTGTAAcgagtatacaaaaaaaacaccaaGATACTCAAGATAATTGATgtgtaataacaaattttacgctgacgtcatctgatgtTCGAAGTCTCAGCCCCTACCGTGTACCGACCGTTTAGATGCTTAAACATCTAAAACGGACAGACGAGAAGATGCGTTAAAATCTCATGGTGCGTTTTCCGAACTAAGCGAGTAATGATATCGAAataacttaatttgtgattataattcatctcgtgcttaacggtgagggaaaacatcgtgaggaaacctgcatgtgtctaatttcattgaaattctgccacatgtgtattctaccaatccgcattggagcagcgtgttggaataagctccaaaaccttctcctcaaaagggagaggaggccttagcccagctgtgggacattaacaggttgttaccgATATCGAAATATAACACATATTTCATTAATAGGTTTTAGCTGtcgacaaaattaaaatattgtttgatttatacattatataaagtttGAGACCAAAGGAGAATAATTTTAGGAGGCGTGAGTCGCGTAACTGACATTGGATTCGGTTTCAGTAATAGTCTGGCGTCTCAacgaaatttttaaaaacttaaattgcgCGTCTGATTTTACGCGACCGGAGTTATGTTCGCTTGTCATCACCcgtacttgttatttttttcttattagacTTTTTCATTTCAGATGGCATACATTCAGCAGCATTGGAGTATTTGCATTCTGTTTGCAATTTCAGTATTGGTTGAAACGATGCCAAcatgtaaatacataaatagccAAGACACTGAAGTTACTTGTTATGAAAATGGCGATACGAACTACGTTCTAAAACGAGGCCTTGTGTCGGATAATAATAGAACAATAAGCTTATCACTTCAGGGATGTAGAATTACCGGCATGGATAATGATTCATTCGAAAACTTATACTCTttgaaatatttagatttatcaCAAAATCAAATTTCCACTGTTAAACTAGGGTCTCTTGGTAGTTCCAAGCAGTTGATATATTTAAACGTCTCTCATAATTTGCTATCAGAGTTACAACCTGGTTCGTTCGATGAAACACCCAACTTAGATGTTCTTGATTTGGAGGggaatagaattaaattaaatttaggaaTATTTGACCGCTTAATAAAGCTAAGGCACTTGGACCTTTCAAATAACAATTTGCGAGGTAAAGATTTTGATTCTTCTCTTTTTAGTCGCAATACACATATTAGTTACTTAGATTTATCTGTTAATGATATGAATGATGCACCAATCACATTATTAGACGCAGTGCAAGTATTAGATTTCTTGAATTTAGAAAGATGTCTTCTTAAAGAAGTGCCGATGTTTTCAATCAGAGAGAATCTTAAAACAATGAAACATTTGATTCTATCTActaatgaaataaatgatttaggAAATGGAACAACATTCacaaacttaattaatttagaaaaacttaatataGCTGATAATGCATTGGAACAACTGCATGGGGACGTTTTTAAGCCAATGaggaaattaaaagttattgtacTTAGAGGCAACAGAATAAAACATTTGCCAGATAATCTATTTACAAATATGAAAACTTTAGCTAATATCGATTTATCCAATAATTTGATAGAAACAGTCCCCGTTAATGCTTTCCGTGGGACGTCTGtgaagaatttaaatttatcaaacaaTAGGTTCACATATTTGATTGATAATTTTGCTTTGGAACTAAGAAATTCTGGTGCAAAATTGACAAAATTCTACTTTAATCAAAATCCTTGGCAATGTGCTTGTCTAATGGATGTAGTGAGCGAAGTTAAGAATCTACAAATTTCTTACAATAGCTTACATTACGATGGCAAGTATCCGATTTGCGTAACAACAAAAGATGTGTTTTGCAAAAGACACGACACGTTCAACGCAATATATACGGAATTATATGACGACATAGTTTCAACAGCCAATTGGGCATAAGATGAGCAGGCGACTGCATCAGAGTACcaggaatatataatataataatatttaacttatgtaAGCTTAGTAGCGATAACATAAAGACTGATATTGTGAGGTATAAggatgtatattatgtatataagtgggctggtcatgtctccaggtgCATTGATGGCCCTCCGCTgaccctgaaaaaaaaaattgcattgatggccgatggagccgacacgtgttagagtggagacctaTACTCCACatacgcttaggcaaacgtagtgtaggacgccctgtgacaagatgggctgacgatttaaaaaaggtggcagattcgggatggatgcggactgcccaagatcgggatggttggcgttctatgggggaggctttcgtccagcagtggacggcaaaaggctgatacGGAAGGATGTATGATGAATATAAATGTAGATCAAATGTAAGATTTCGTGAatgattgattatttatttattgaaatatgtttttgcaTGAGTTATCCTTTTACCttcatttacattataaaatagatatacaaTGTTAAATCAAATAGattttttgtaagttttatgcaagtttaaagaattttatttttgatatattttaaagcttttCTTATCTTACAATAAATGATCTATCCCCGGACTGGCTCTTTTATTCCatcatgtttgttatttatttattaaaatattcgttaaataatataaaatttcgtattaattaaagaatttaTAGATAGCTTctcataaaaattattttcttctaattatatatatgaagtatttcataaaaaaatactatttattattataaattgtgaaatattgttttaattttgtacaaattttaggctctttacatttttaacaaGAATTAGTAAAAATGCTATTAAATAACTACaagttgatattaataaaaagtgttaCTTTACAATCTTATCGTCGACCGCAGTTAACCAAATTGCCCACACCttgtatattgatatttttattatcatggaCGATATCAAGAAATGAATGTACATGATAGAATGTTATATTTTGTCAAATTCGATGAAGAAAGTTGATGAAAAAGATCATCAGGCTTCCCCACCAGAAAATCGTAGGTAAATATTGTTTGATTCGAGTAGACTTGGTTTCACGTCAGTAAGATCTTGCGAGAACAAgttgaaattatgtaaaatgttattttaatggtagatatgtatattgtatataggaAGGAGAAGACCGAAAAAATACACGCGGAACGGCTAGATCATAATCGACGATCGAGGCTAGGGCAAGTTAGGACATTTGAACAAGCATCAATGAgctgtctttaatttttggtaaACAAACAAAGGcaaacattttcaaaaaaaaatcacgtatcAGATGAATTTCCGTCACAAGTGTGTCCACTATCTGAACACCGTGAAGTGGTCCAGCAGCGTAAATTTAGCTATTTTACCAATGGGttctaaatattcttaaaagaaGAGTAAGCCTTattccagctgtgggacatttacactACTTATGCTACCGTTATAAATTGGTAAGTTTTGGTTGATTGTTCATtcgtggattttttttttatgataattaaagcTCCAGGttgataaaaagttttataaatcaaCGTGgccgtaaataaaattttgggtCTCGACTTTAAACGTTATCTGCCAAACTGTAACAAATACAAACGCTATCAATATATGTAAATCTTTTGATCTCATAAATATCTACAGAAAAGTCTACGATAGCATGTCTTTCTGCGatagaaacaataatttttatgtttaaaaatggtaaaaattaaactttaatttatttaaatttatttataacacaataataatcctatttaaaattaaatgaaaataatttcacGACTTTCTGTCTATACATTCTGTAGTTTATACCAGCatagtttgaattatttttataaaaaaatacgtagtACTTGCGATAAAATAATCCTATCAACCAAGATATGAAAAATAAGCATGGCTCGATACTGATTGTGGACGATAAAAATGAAATGCGactacttttttaatatctgaGTGTTTGGCATACATGTAGACTCTGCCCTGCCTGGCACGACCCAAACCCCGAGAGAGCTGCTTTTGCCGGTAGGTTTATTATCTGCCATCATACGGGTGATTAAGGTGTTTACGTTATGTATGTATGGATGTATATGTGCTCTTAAAAAGAACCCTAAATCACTCTTACGAGCTCTTACTCGTTGTTGCGAGTTGAAATGAGGTGGGTCTCTGTTTCTCCGTCAGTATTGCAAGAATCAACTAGAGAACGGTAACCTTCATTGCAAATTCTGAGATTACATAGACGGACAGACCGATTATTATtagcaatttttatattcttattaaccGTCAACAGCTTTATTTGTCATTGATATCGTTATCATGTGAAATTCTAAACGCATTACATTATACGTTATCATTTCCTATTCTAAGTATACTTATGTActgatatttgttttatgtgTAACGTTTTcacaatactaatatataaggaTAAATAGTTTAGGGATATCTATTGCTATTATACGTAGTGCATTATTTACGCATTAAATACAGCGCATTTGCTTGAActctgtatttatattaaatgaagttgTTGTTGACGtacttatataacattaatatataaattataagttccTGTTATTCCATTCAACTCAGGGTCAAAACCacgttatgtatatacatatataaagatattttatattgaactgCTAATTATGTCAAAATGTTCATAAGCATATGGAGATGACACAGTTGAATGCCAGAGTGGATTCTTAGGATCGtagaaaaaagttatattagaatataagctttctcaataaatctctttaaaatatttcatctcACCAGCTTAGTTATGAGATTCGTGCCTTCAATCATACGAACTAGTCAGCCAGTGGCATGGGGGGGGGGTCGGTGGGTTGGTGCGGGCCGGGCGGCACTATGCACTTCACAGGTGgcggtaaaaataaaattgtttaacaatatgaaatattataaaataattttttttttatatagaagttGTTCATATgtcaacaaatttaatttttatttatcaggtTAGTTTTATTCAACAagactatattttttacaatgccccaattttattataatcaattgcAAAAATAGGAGGGCAGCTAATTTTGGGACTGCACTGGGTGCTACTGGCCTATTCTACGCCATTGATACGCCAGATAATAtatagcaaaataataatatagataaaaaaataaacagagcATTTCAAGGTTTTCAAAcactaaatattgaaaaaaattaaataaaatgtttatctatTGTTTAGTATTATATGATAGTTCATcgttatatttagttttgtgAGTATCAAATAAGCatagttattattaaagataaaccttgacacttttatttaatttaacttcaacttaatttatatatttttaaattttactcaaaGAAATGATAccacaaataaatttttaaaaaggttttttttaatataacgccCTCTAGTGACGGCTTGCAACATTACGTAGTATAACAAAGTCTTTACCATGTATGTATGGTGTCTTATCTACAAGTTGTTTGTTCATAATAGTAATCAAGTAATGCGATAGATGTCGCAACGCAAGTgagtagtaatttttatttataaaaaattatc
The DNA window shown above is from Nymphalis io chromosome 25, ilAglIoxx1.1, whole genome shotgun sequence and carries:
- the LOC126778265 gene encoding leucine-rich repeat-containing protein 15-like; the encoded protein is MAYIQQHWSICILFAISVLVETMPTCKYINSQDTEVTCYENGDTNYVLKRGLVSDNNRTISLSLQGCRITGMDNDSFENLYSLKYLDLSQNQISTVKLGSLGSSKQLIYLNVSHNLLSELQPGSFDETPNLDVLDLEGNRIKLNLGIFDRLIKLRHLDLSNNNLRGKDFDSSLFSRNTHISYLDLSVNDMNDAPITLLDAVQVLDFLNLERCLLKEVPMFSIRENLKTMKHLILSTNEINDLGNGTTFTNLINLEKLNIADNALEQLHGDVFKPMRKLKVIVLRGNRIKHLPDNLFTNMKTLANIDLSNNLIETVPVNAFRGTSVKNLNLSNNRFTYLIDNFALELRNSGAKLTKFYFNQNPWQCACLMDVVSEVKNLQISYNSLHYDGKYPICVTTKDVFCKRHDTFNAIYTELYDDIVSTANWA